The nucleotide sequence GCCCCTAAAACTCCAAAAATTTCTTTTTTATCAAAAAAATCCTTTCCCTTGCTTACAGCACCACAGCCTGTAAGTATAACCTTAACTCCATTTTTCTTTACACTATTAATATAGCTTCTAAGCCCGCTATCAGCACCATTTGTAACAGTACAAGAATTTATCACTATCACATCAGCTTCTTGCTCATTTTGTGTAACAATATGATCTTTAATATAAGTTTTTAATAATTGCGTATCATAAATATTAGTTCTACAACCAAAAGTTTTAAAATATACCTTTTTTTTCAAATATCTTCCTTATTTTCTATAAATTCATGTTTTGCCATATATAAATTTTGCGATGGATAAGCTATTTTTATATCATCATGCTTATTAAATTCATTAATGATTTCTTTGCTTATATTACTTCTTAAAATCAAAGCCGCATAAGAATTTGTCATATACCAAGCAGAAATTCTCATGCCATAACCTTCTAAAAATGTAAAAAACCTAGGCTCTACTTTAGGATTTCTAATGCTGTATTCATTTCTTAATTTACTCATAGATTCTTTTGCAATTTTTGTATAACCTTTAGAAGCTTTTATAACGATTTCTTCCACTATTTCTAAGGCCTTTTGATGATTTGAATCAAAAGTCAAAGTAATATCAAGTCCATCCCAAACTGTTTTCATACCATGATGGGTATAATTTGATATAAGATTGGTAAATATAAAATTATTTGGTATGAAAATTATCCTACCACTTCTTCTATTATCTGTATAAGTTAGCAAAGAAATATCTTCATATAAGGTTATTCTTAAAAACGAAATATCAATTATATCACCGATATAATGTGTATTGTTTTGAAAAACTCTAACCCTATCACCCACTCTAAAACTTCCACCAAAAACTATCACACACCAACCAAGCATAGACATAAACATATCTTTCATAGCAATAGCCAAACCAGCAGAAGCAAAACCAAGCACAGTTACTAAGTAACTGATATTTTCAATATATCCAAAAAGTAAAATCAAAATAATCACATTGATATTAATAAAATTAATGATTTTATTTGCTGTATAAAAGCGATCATTATCGCCTATATATTTTCTAGCTATAAATTTGAGTAAAAACGCTATGGCTACAACGATAATAATAGCCAAAACTATATTAAAAGCTCTTACACCTTGAATTTTAATAGAAGCTGTTGTTTTTTCAATTTCTTCTTGAATTTTTTTCTCATACACAGAATAAGAAATTTCTCCAAAACGCAAGGTTTGTGAAAAATCTCTTACCATTTGATTGGATATTTTTAAATATTCATCATGTTCTTTACTAGGGGCTAATTTAGCTATCTCAGCCACTAAAACATTTTCTTTTATAAGCTCATCTAAAGTTTGCTTAAAACTATTTAAGAGATTAACATATTCTTCT is from Campylobacter sp. CNRCH_2014_0184h and encodes:
- a CDS encoding mechanosensitive ion channel family protein; translation: MKKIFLLLFLPFLMLLAQDDIEHLEQKLNELHNNLTYNTWVIKYNNFNIYRKTQNEILALEKESLKANERNKSIIERQILILKERLELLSEYKSANFSKMVLAPEEVDKIDKLTNPLAIISAYSHIKKLRRDKEEYVNLLNSFKQTLDELIKENVLVAEIAKLAPSKEHDEYLKISNQMVRDFSQTLRFGEISYSVYEKKIQEEIEKTTASIKIQGVRAFNIVLAIIIVVAIAFLLKFIARKYIGDNDRFYTANKIINFININVIILILLFGYIENISYLVTVLGFASAGLAIAMKDMFMSMLGWCVIVFGGSFRVGDRVRVFQNNTHYIGDIIDISFLRITLYEDISLLTYTDNRRSGRIIFIPNNFIFTNLISNYTHHGMKTVWDGLDITLTFDSNHQKALEIVEEIVIKASKGYTKIAKESMSKLRNEYSIRNPKVEPRFFTFLEGYGMRISAWYMTNSYAALILRSNISKEIINEFNKHDDIKIAYPSQNLYMAKHEFIENKEDI